A single window of Modestobacter italicus DNA harbors:
- a CDS encoding ABC transporter substrate-binding protein, which translates to MRRSLKLAPLVAIAMVLTACGGGDDGGTTDGGSGGAAAAGEPTPGGEVTVLEDAAFAGSWPAGLDPATNTTGGSNIAINQAIFGGLFLLKADDDGSNAEVTPNQAESYEFSEDGLTFTVKLRDGIQFSDGTPLDAEAVKFNWDRDLSNPCTCKPTWPLAPNGVSVVDPLTVQLQFTRPYAAILASFPASNVNWIASPTALEKAGEDAFKITPVGAGPFTVVSNQLSSSVVLEKNPNYFKEGLPYLDKLTFQSIGGDQPAYQALQAGQAQAYEGLNTTPLLEQAQENDQLQVTVQPATSPYVIQLNTAIAPFDDAEAREAIYRATDFEAINKGIFGGIYDVSQSFTGPGGKFYEPTVEGYPEYDLDKAKQLVEEVGGITIRLGTISNYVATQINTALQTQWQEAGIEVEINDYQLAGLIQEFTGGKWQAMLQTAGAWDPAAGVGVGFRFSSGVPYSGVSDPALDKLLNDAAATLDEAQRADLYKQAGELIAQNVYAPFGLAFAPANLAVQGVHGPGLTTKIPPILVNAGVIWDEVWREQ; encoded by the coding sequence GTGAGACGAAGCCTGAAGCTGGCCCCTCTGGTGGCCATCGCCATGGTGCTGACCGCCTGTGGTGGCGGTGACGACGGCGGTACCACCGACGGCGGCAGCGGGGGCGCGGCCGCCGCCGGGGAGCCGACGCCCGGCGGTGAGGTCACCGTCCTCGAGGACGCCGCCTTCGCCGGCTCCTGGCCGGCGGGTCTGGACCCGGCGACCAACACCACCGGCGGTTCCAACATCGCGATCAACCAGGCCATCTTCGGCGGCCTGTTCCTGCTCAAGGCCGACGACGACGGTTCGAACGCCGAGGTCACCCCCAACCAGGCGGAGAGCTACGAGTTCTCCGAGGACGGGCTGACCTTCACCGTGAAGCTGCGGGACGGCATCCAGTTCAGCGACGGCACGCCGCTGGACGCCGAGGCGGTCAAGTTCAACTGGGACCGCGACCTGTCCAACCCCTGCACCTGCAAGCCCACCTGGCCGCTGGCGCCCAACGGTGTCAGCGTGGTCGACCCGTTGACCGTCCAGCTGCAGTTCACCCGGCCGTACGCGGCGATCCTGGCCTCGTTCCCGGCCAGCAACGTCAACTGGATCGCCTCCCCGACGGCGCTGGAGAAGGCCGGCGAGGACGCCTTCAAGATCACCCCGGTGGGTGCCGGTCCGTTCACGGTCGTCTCCAACCAGCTGAGCTCGTCGGTGGTGCTGGAGAAGAACCCGAACTACTTCAAGGAGGGCCTGCCCTACCTGGACAAGCTCACCTTCCAGTCCATCGGTGGTGACCAGCCCGCCTACCAGGCGCTGCAGGCCGGTCAGGCGCAGGCCTACGAGGGCCTGAACACCACACCGCTGCTGGAGCAGGCGCAGGAGAACGACCAGCTGCAGGTGACGGTCCAGCCGGCGACGTCGCCGTACGTGATCCAGCTCAACACCGCGATCGCGCCGTTCGACGACGCCGAGGCCCGCGAAGCGATCTACCGCGCGACCGACTTCGAGGCGATCAACAAGGGCATCTTCGGCGGCATCTACGACGTGAGCCAGAGCTTCACCGGCCCCGGCGGGAAGTTCTACGAGCCGACGGTCGAGGGCTACCCGGAGTACGACCTGGACAAGGCCAAGCAGCTGGTGGAGGAGGTCGGTGGCATCACCATCCGGCTCGGCACCATCAGCAACTACGTGGCGACGCAGATCAACACCGCGCTCCAGACGCAGTGGCAGGAGGCCGGGATCGAGGTGGAGATCAACGACTACCAGCTGGCCGGCCTGATCCAGGAGTTCACCGGCGGGAAGTGGCAGGCCATGCTGCAGACCGCGGGGGCGTGGGACCCGGCCGCCGGTGTCGGCGTCGGCTTCCGGTTCTCCTCCGGCGTCCCCTACAGCGGGGTCAGCGACCCCGCGCTCGACAAGCTGCTGAACGACGCAGCCGCCACGCTGGACGAGGCCCAGCGTGCCGACCTCTACAAGCAGGCCGGCGAGCTCATCGCGCAGAACGTCTACGCGCCGTTCGGGCTGGCCTTCGCGCCGGCGAACCTCGCCGTCCAGGGTGTGCACGGTCCGGGTCTGACCACCAAGATCCCGCCGATCCTGGTCAACGCCGGGGTCATCTGGGACGAGGTCTGGCGGGAGCAGTGA